The Pseudomonas wenzhouensis genome has a segment encoding these proteins:
- a CDS encoding LysR family transcriptional regulator, translated as MDIKQLKFLVALDETRHFGQAAARCHVTQPTLSMRLRQLEDELGLELVRRGQRFEGFSAEGERILAWARSLLAAQDGLLAEAAACRGHLVGTLRLGVVPLASFDPMRLISLFAERHPGLRFQLHALSSDQILEGLVRNQLDLGLSYLDRLDREHFASLELAEARMGLLYDQRHFHFISSSLRWEQLVDLPLGLLSTGMHFRQSIDHSFRARGLTPQVRLEADAVHHLTQAVSAGLCCSVMPIPIDGAPSDGHLRLLPIEGAHTLAAQGLIMRRSAPASPLAQACFEEAREWLASQR; from the coding sequence ATGGACATCAAGCAACTGAAGTTCCTCGTCGCCCTCGACGAAACCCGCCACTTCGGTCAGGCCGCTGCACGCTGCCACGTCACCCAGCCGACGCTGTCCATGCGTCTGCGCCAGCTGGAAGACGAACTGGGCCTGGAGCTGGTGCGCCGTGGCCAGCGCTTCGAGGGTTTCAGTGCCGAGGGCGAGCGCATTCTGGCCTGGGCACGCAGCCTGCTGGCGGCGCAGGATGGCTTGCTCGCCGAAGCAGCCGCCTGCCGTGGTCATCTGGTGGGTACGCTGCGCCTGGGCGTGGTGCCGCTGGCCAGTTTCGACCCCATGCGCCTGATCAGCCTGTTCGCCGAGCGTCATCCGGGGCTGCGTTTTCAGTTGCATGCACTGAGCAGCGACCAGATCCTCGAAGGGCTGGTGCGCAATCAACTGGATCTGGGCCTGTCCTATCTCGACCGCCTCGACCGCGAACACTTCGCCAGCCTGGAACTGGCCGAAGCACGCATGGGCCTGCTCTATGATCAGCGCCACTTCCACTTCATCAGCAGCAGCCTGCGCTGGGAACAACTGGTCGACCTGCCCCTGGGCCTGCTCTCCACCGGCATGCATTTTCGCCAATCCATCGATCACAGCTTCCGCGCGCGCGGGCTGACTCCGCAGGTACGCCTGGAGGCCGACGCCGTGCATCATTTGACTCAGGCCGTCAGTGCCGGGCTGTGCTGCAGCGTCATGCCGATCCCCATCGATGGCGCGCCAAGCGATGGTCATCTGCGCTTACTGCCGATCGAGGGCGCCCATACGCTGGCAGCACAGGGACTGATCATGCGCCGCAGCGCGCCAGCCTCACCCTTGGCACAGGCCTGTTTCGAAGAAGCGCGGGAGTGGCTCGCCAGCCAACGATAG
- the ruvX gene encoding Holliday junction resolvase RuvX produces MMSDKPLRLLLGFDYGTKQIGVAVGQVITGQARELCVLKAQNGVPDWSRVEALIKEWQPDAVVVGLPLNMDGTPSEMSARAEKFARRLNGRFNLPAYTHDERLTTFEAKGQRLREGQSGGYRERPVDAIAAALLLQGWLEENCTG; encoded by the coding sequence CTGATGAGCGACAAGCCACTGCGCCTCCTGCTGGGCTTCGACTATGGCACCAAGCAGATCGGCGTCGCCGTCGGCCAGGTGATCACCGGCCAGGCCCGCGAACTGTGCGTGCTCAAGGCGCAGAACGGGGTGCCGGACTGGAGCCGCGTCGAAGCACTGATCAAGGAGTGGCAGCCGGATGCCGTGGTGGTCGGTTTGCCGCTGAACATGGACGGTACGCCCAGCGAGATGAGCGCCCGCGCCGAGAAATTCGCCCGCCGCCTCAACGGTCGCTTCAACCTGCCGGCCTACACCCACGACGAGCGCCTGACCACCTTCGAGGCCAAGGGCCAGCGCCTGCGCGAAGGCCAGAGTGGCGGCTATCGCGAGCGCCCGGTCGACGCCATTGCCGCAGCTCTGCTCCTTCAGGGCTGGCTAGAGGAAAACTGCACGGGCTGA
- the yrfG gene encoding GMP/IMP nucleotidase — protein sequence MPALPWHQIDTVLLDMDGTLLDLHFDNHFWLKHLPQRYAEHHGISLALAEAELLPLFRQHAGTLNWYCTDFWSRELNLSIRELKREVAHLIALRADAEVFLRALREAGKRVVLITNAHRDSLSLKMERVELAPWFERLISSHDYGFPKEDQQFWFALHQDVDFDPARSLFIDDSLPILRSAGRFGVAHLLAVRQPDSQTGPKDTEEFAAVEDYRTLIADL from the coding sequence ATGCCCGCACTGCCCTGGCACCAGATCGACACCGTCCTGCTGGACATGGACGGCACCCTGCTCGATCTGCACTTCGACAATCACTTCTGGCTCAAGCACCTGCCGCAGCGTTATGCCGAACACCATGGCATCAGCCTGGCGCTGGCCGAGGCCGAGCTGCTGCCGCTGTTTCGCCAACACGCCGGCACGCTGAACTGGTACTGCACCGACTTCTGGAGCCGCGAGCTGAACCTTTCGATCCGCGAGCTCAAGCGCGAGGTGGCGCACCTGATCGCCCTGCGTGCGGATGCCGAAGTCTTTCTGCGTGCCCTGCGCGAGGCTGGCAAACGCGTGGTGCTGATCACCAACGCGCACCGCGATTCGTTGTCGTTGAAGATGGAACGGGTCGAACTGGCGCCCTGGTTCGAGCGCCTGATCAGCTCTCACGACTACGGTTTCCCCAAGGAAGACCAGCAGTTCTGGTTCGCCCTGCACCAGGACGTCGATTTCGACCCGGCGCGCAGCCTGTTCATCGACGACAGCCTGCCGATTTTGCGCAGCGCCGGCCGCTTCGGTGTCGCCCATCTGCTCGCCGTGCGCCAACCCGATAGCCAGACAGGCCCAAAAGACACCGAAGAATTTGCTGCAGTCGAAGATTACCGTACCCTGATCGCCGACCTCTGA
- a CDS encoding YqgE/AlgH family protein, with the protein MKNSAPTSLKHHFLIAMPHMADPNFAQTVTYLVEHNDQGAMGLVINKPNGLSLADVLEQLRPEAEPAALCHSLPIFAGGPVQTDRGFVLHPSGQQFQATLDLGELGLSTSQDVLFAIADGSGPEKYLITLGYAGWDAGQLEAELADNAWLTCPADSSILFDLPFDQRLNAAAARLGVNLSLLTSQVGHA; encoded by the coding sequence ATGAAGAACTCAGCTCCCACCTCGCTCAAGCATCACTTTCTGATCGCCATGCCGCACATGGCCGATCCGAACTTCGCACAGACCGTCACTTATCTGGTCGAGCACAACGATCAGGGCGCCATGGGTCTGGTGATCAACAAGCCCAATGGTCTCAGCCTGGCCGACGTGCTCGAACAATTGCGCCCCGAGGCAGAGCCTGCAGCGCTGTGCCACAGCCTGCCGATCTTCGCTGGCGGCCCAGTGCAGACCGACCGTGGCTTCGTCCTACACCCGTCTGGCCAGCAGTTCCAGGCCACTTTGGATCTTGGTGAACTGGGCCTGTCCACCTCGCAGGACGTGCTGTTCGCCATCGCCGATGGCAGCGGCCCGGAGAAATACCTGATCACCCTCGGCTACGCCGGCTGGGACGCCGGGCAACTGGAAGCGGAACTGGCCGACAACGCCTGGCTGACCTGCCCCGCCGACAGCAGCATTCTCTTCGACCTGCCGTTCGACCAGCGTCTTAACGCCGCAGCCGCGCGCCTGGGCGTCAACCTCAGCCTGCTGACTTCACAGGTCGGGCACGCCTGA
- a CDS encoding dihydroorotase, translating into MRTAILGARVIDPASGLDQVTDLYIDGTKLVAIGQAPAGFVADKALDAQGLIAAPGLVDLSVALREPGYSRKGSIATETLAAAAGGVTSLCCPPLTKPVLDTSAVAELILDRAREAGHTKVFPIGALSKGLAGEQLAELVALRDAGCVAFGNGLDNFRSSRTLRRALEYAATFDLQVIFHSQDADLAEGGLAHEGPTASFLGLAGIPETAETVALARDLLLVEQSGVRAHFSQITSARGAELIAAAQARGLPVTADVALYQLILTDEALIDFSSLYHVQPPLRSRADRDGLREAVKAGVISSIASHHQPHERDAKLAPFAATEPGISSVQLLLPLALTLVQDGLLDLPTLLARLSSGPAAALRLPAGTLSVGGAADIVLFDAQASTVAGEQWYSKGSNCPFIGHCLPGAVRYTLVDGHISYQS; encoded by the coding sequence ATGCGTACCGCAATCCTCGGCGCCCGCGTGATTGACCCGGCCAGCGGCCTGGATCAGGTCACTGACCTCTATATCGACGGCACCAAGCTGGTCGCCATCGGCCAGGCGCCTGCTGGCTTCGTCGCCGACAAGGCCCTCGACGCCCAAGGACTGATCGCTGCACCTGGCCTGGTCGACTTGTCGGTGGCCCTGCGCGAGCCGGGCTACAGCCGCAAGGGCAGCATCGCCACGGAAACCCTGGCTGCAGCCGCAGGCGGCGTCACCAGCCTGTGCTGCCCGCCGCTCACCAAGCCGGTGCTGGACACCTCGGCGGTGGCCGAGCTGATCCTCGACCGCGCCCGCGAAGCCGGGCACACCAAGGTGTTCCCCATCGGCGCGCTGAGCAAGGGCCTGGCTGGCGAGCAGCTTGCAGAGCTCGTTGCGCTGCGCGATGCCGGTTGCGTGGCCTTCGGCAACGGCCTGGACAACTTCCGCAGTAGCCGCACCCTGCGTCGCGCGCTGGAATATGCGGCCACCTTCGACCTGCAGGTGATTTTCCATTCGCAGGATGCCGATCTGGCCGAAGGCGGCCTGGCGCACGAAGGCCCGACCGCCAGCTTCCTCGGCCTAGCCGGTATCCCGGAAACCGCCGAAACCGTGGCCCTGGCCCGCGACCTGCTGCTGGTGGAACAGAGCGGCGTGCGCGCGCACTTCAGCCAGATCACCAGCGCCCGTGGCGCCGAACTGATCGCCGCGGCCCAGGCCCGCGGCCTGCCGGTGACCGCCGATGTAGCGCTGTACCAGTTGATCCTCACCGATGAAGCACTGATCGATTTTTCCAGCCTCTACCATGTGCAGCCACCGCTGCGCTCGCGTGCCGACCGTGACGGCCTGCGCGAGGCTGTTAAGGCCGGAGTGATCTCGTCCATCGCCAGCCACCACCAGCCGCACGAGCGCGATGCCAAGCTGGCGCCCTTTGCCGCTACCGAGCCTGGCATCAGCAGCGTGCAGCTCCTGCTGCCGCTGGCCCTGACTCTGGTGCAGGACGGCCTGCTGGATCTGCCGACGCTGCTGGCACGCCTCTCCAGTGGCCCGGCTGCCGCCTTGCGCCTGCCGGCCGGCACGCTGAGCGTCGGCGGCGCTGCCGATATCGTGCTGTTCGATGCGCAGGCCTCCACCGTCGCTGGCGAGCAGTGGTACTCCAAGGGCAGCAATTGCCCGTTCATCGGCCACTGCCTGCCTGGCGCGGTGCGCTACACGCTGGTCGACGGGCATATCAGCTACCAGAGCTGA
- the nudE gene encoding ADP compounds hydrolase NudE has product MRQKPTVLAREIVASSRLFRVEQVQLRFSNGAERTYERLVGKGSGHGAVMVVAMLDAEHAVLIEEYCGGTDDYQLSLPKGLIEPGEDVLVAANRELKEEAGFGAHELEYVTELSLSPGYMSQKIQVVLARNLYEERLPGDEPEPMRVERISLRELSSLARHEQFSEGRALAALYLVRDLLAQRGEYRP; this is encoded by the coding sequence ATGCGCCAAAAACCCACGGTCCTCGCCCGCGAAATCGTCGCCAGCAGCCGCCTGTTTCGTGTCGAGCAAGTGCAGTTGCGCTTCTCCAATGGCGCTGAGCGCACCTATGAGCGACTGGTCGGCAAGGGTTCCGGCCATGGTGCGGTGATGGTGGTGGCGATGCTCGACGCCGAGCACGCGGTGCTGATCGAGGAGTACTGCGGCGGCACCGATGACTATCAGTTATCGCTGCCCAAAGGGTTGATCGAGCCGGGTGAGGACGTGCTGGTCGCGGCCAATCGCGAACTCAAGGAAGAGGCCGGTTTTGGTGCGCATGAGCTGGAGTACGTCACCGAACTGAGCCTGTCGCCCGGTTACATGAGCCAGAAGATCCAGGTGGTGCTGGCGCGCAATCTGTACGAGGAGCGCCTGCCGGGGGACGAGCCCGAGCCGATGCGGGTCGAGCGTATCAGCCTGCGCGAGCTCTCCAGCCTGGCCCGCCACGAGCAATTCAGCGAAGGTCGTGCGCTGGCGGCGCTGTATCTGGTGCGCGACCTGCTGGCTCAGCGCGGGGAGTACCGTCCATGA
- a CDS encoding aspartate carbamoyltransferase catalytic subunit, whose amino-acid sequence MTPLAAKRPLQLNDQGQLRHFLSLDGLPRELLTEILDTADSFLEVGARAVKKVPLLRGKTVCNVFFENSTRTRTTFELAAQRLSADVISLNVSTSSTSKGETLFDTLRNLEAMAADIFVVRHADSGAAHFIAEHVCPNLAIINGGDGRHAHPTQGMLDMLTIRRHKGDFENLSVAIVGDILHSRVARSNMLALKTLGCPDIRVIAPKTLLPVGLEESYGVRVFSDANEGLKDVDVVIMLRLQRERMQGGLLPSEGEFYRLFGLTEQRLKLAKPDALVMHPGPINRGVEIESAVADGPQSVILNQVTYGIAIRMAVLSMAMSGQNAQRQLNAEEAN is encoded by the coding sequence ATGACGCCACTCGCCGCCAAGCGCCCGCTGCAACTGAACGATCAAGGTCAGTTGCGCCACTTCCTCTCACTCGACGGCCTGCCCCGCGAGCTGTTGACCGAAATCCTCGACACCGCCGACTCCTTCCTCGAAGTCGGCGCGCGCGCGGTGAAGAAGGTCCCACTGCTGCGCGGTAAGACCGTGTGCAACGTGTTCTTCGAGAATTCCACGCGCACCCGCACCACCTTCGAGCTGGCCGCCCAGCGCCTGTCGGCCGACGTCATCAGCCTCAACGTCTCCACCAGTTCCACCAGCAAGGGCGAGACGCTGTTCGACACCCTGCGCAACCTCGAAGCCATGGCCGCCGACATCTTCGTCGTGCGCCATGCCGACTCCGGCGCCGCGCACTTCATCGCCGAGCACGTGTGCCCGAACCTGGCGATCATCAACGGTGGCGACGGCCGCCACGCGCACCCGACCCAGGGCATGCTCGACATGCTCACCATCCGCCGCCACAAGGGCGACTTCGAGAACCTGTCGGTGGCCATCGTCGGCGACATCCTGCACTCGCGGGTGGCACGCTCGAACATGTTGGCGCTGAAGACCCTGGGCTGCCCGGATATCCGCGTCATTGCGCCGAAGACCCTGCTGCCCGTCGGCCTGGAGGAAAGCTACGGTGTGCGCGTATTCAGTGATGCCAATGAAGGCCTCAAGGACGTCGACGTGGTGATCATGCTGCGCCTGCAGCGCGAGCGCATGCAGGGCGGCCTGCTGCCCAGCGAGGGCGAGTTCTATCGCCTGTTCGGCCTCACCGAGCAGCGCCTGAAACTGGCCAAGCCGGATGCCCTGGTGATGCACCCAGGCCCGATCAACCGCGGCGTGGAGATCGAGTCGGCAGTGGCTGACGGCCCGCAGTCGGTGATCCTCAACCAGGTCACCTACGGCATCGCCATCCGCATGGCCGTGCTGTCGATGGCCATGAGCGGGCAGAATGCCCAACGTCAACTCAACGCCGAGGAGGCCAACTGA
- the cysQ gene encoding 3'(2'),5'-bisphosphate nucleotidase CysQ has protein sequence MSHPSIPKVIELVRAAGAATLPYWRSDVAVTEKADASPVTAADLAAHHILFAGLQALAPEIPVLSEEAADIPLSERSAWTRWWLVDPLDGTKEFIAGSEEFTVNVALIEQGRVVFGVVGIPANGRCYYGGAGLGAWCSEAPGTEQSISVRLAPAQGFTLVASKRHSSPAQETLLAGLAARFGEPALANIGSSLKFCLLAEGNADCYPRLAPTSQWDTAAAQGVLEGAGGEVLNLAGEVLTYEARESFLNPSFLALPAAAEWRGELIELASGL, from the coding sequence ATGAGCCATCCCTCCATCCCGAAGGTGATCGAGCTGGTTCGCGCTGCCGGTGCCGCAACGCTGCCGTATTGGCGTAGCGATGTGGCCGTGACGGAAAAGGCCGATGCCTCACCGGTGACCGCCGCCGACCTGGCTGCGCACCATATTCTGTTCGCTGGCCTGCAGGCGCTGGCGCCGGAGATTCCGGTGCTGTCGGAAGAAGCAGCGGATATTCCCTTGAGCGAGCGCTCGGCCTGGACGCGCTGGTGGCTGGTCGATCCGCTCGATGGCACCAAGGAATTTATCGCCGGTTCTGAAGAGTTCACGGTCAATGTCGCCTTGATCGAGCAAGGCCGCGTGGTCTTTGGTGTGGTGGGTATTCCCGCCAATGGCCGCTGCTATTACGGTGGCGCCGGCCTGGGCGCCTGGTGCAGCGAAGCGCCTGGCACCGAGCAGTCGATCAGCGTGCGCCTGGCGCCTGCGCAGGGTTTTACCCTGGTGGCCAGCAAGCGCCATTCGAGTCCGGCGCAGGAAACCTTACTGGCTGGTTTGGCCGCCCGTTTTGGTGAGCCGGCGCTGGCCAATATCGGCAGCTCGTTGAAGTTCTGCCTGCTGGCCGAAGGCAATGCCGACTGCTACCCGCGTCTGGCGCCCACCTCGCAGTGGGACACCGCTGCGGCGCAGGGCGTGCTGGAAGGGGCGGGTGGCGAAGTGCTGAATCTGGCTGGCGAAGTGCTGACCTACGAGGCGCGCGAATCCTTCCTCAACCCCTCGTTCCTGGCCTTGCCGGCTGCCGCCGAGTGGCGTGGCGAGCTGATCGAACTGGCCAGCGGCCTGTAG
- the pyrR gene encoding bifunctional pyr operon transcriptional regulator/uracil phosphoribosyltransferase PyrR — protein sequence MLPNPNDLLPAMASALTQHLNQRQIGEPRFIGIRTGGVWVAQALLAALGRDDALGVLDVSFYRDDFTQNGLHPQVQPSELPFEIEGQHLVLIDDVLMSGRTIRAALNELFDYGRPASVTLVSLLDLNARELPIRPDVVGATLSLAANERVKLSGPTPLTLELQTLAN from the coding sequence ATGCTACCGAACCCCAACGACCTGCTGCCGGCCATGGCCAGTGCCCTGACTCAGCATCTCAACCAACGCCAGATCGGCGAGCCGCGTTTTATCGGCATCCGCACGGGCGGCGTCTGGGTCGCCCAGGCTTTGCTGGCCGCCCTTGGCCGTGACGACGCACTGGGCGTGCTCGACGTGTCCTTCTACCGTGACGATTTCACCCAGAACGGCCTGCACCCACAGGTGCAGCCGTCCGAGCTGCCGTTCGAGATCGAAGGCCAGCACCTGGTACTGATCGACGACGTACTGATGAGCGGGCGCACAATCCGCGCCGCGCTGAATGAACTGTTCGACTACGGCCGCCCGGCCAGCGTGACCCTGGTCAGCCTGCTCGACCTCAACGCTCGCGAACTGCCGATCCGCCCCGATGTGGTCGGCGCCACCCTGTCGCTGGCCGCCAACGAGCGGGTAAAATTGTCCGGCCCCACGCCGCTGACCCTCGAACTCCAGACGCTCGCCAACTGA
- a CDS encoding beta-ketoacyl synthase, with protein MSRLPVIVGFGGYNAAGRSSFHHGFRRTVQESLEPQARQETLAGLAQMMKLVRVVDGQYQDQDGQPLSLAEIESRYAKQILAGTLVRRIEQQHLDPDAAHWQKSISVAPSNGASLSFMTQRKQLPEPLPANWSVEELEGNEVCVTLHDSCEFKVDSYRPLAVKSAGQLPTGFEPSELYNARFHPRGLAMTVVGVTDALRSVGIDWQRIVQHVAPDEIAVFASCIMSQLDENGFGGMMQSRLKGGRVTAKQLALGLNTMPADFINAYVLGSVGTTGSITGACATFLYNLQKGIEQIAAGKARVVIVGSSEAPINQECIEGYGAMGALATEEGLRQIEGKSEVDFRRASRPFGDNCGFTLAEACQFVVLMDDELALELGADIHGAVPDVFINADGFKKSISAPGPGNYLTVAKAVASAVQLLGLDAVRNRSFVHAHGSSTPANRVTESEILDRVAAAFGIEQWPVTAVKAFVGHSLATASGDQVIAALGAFKYGIVPGLKTIDAVAADVHQAHLSLSTIDRKVGEHALDVAFINSKGFGGNNASALVLAPHVVECMLRKRHGQAAFDAYLARREATRAAAAAYDSQALLGKLDIIYNFGNDMIDDQAISITTEEVKVPGFDQPLVFRKDARYSDMLD; from the coding sequence ATGTCGCGCTTACCTGTGATCGTGGGTTTTGGGGGTTACAACGCAGCCGGGCGCAGCTCCTTCCACCATGGTTTTCGTCGCACCGTGCAGGAGTCGCTGGAGCCCCAGGCGCGCCAGGAAACCCTGGCCGGGCTGGCGCAGATGATGAAACTGGTGCGCGTGGTCGACGGCCAGTACCAGGATCAGGACGGCCAACCGCTGAGCCTGGCCGAGATCGAAAGCCGCTACGCCAAGCAGATCCTGGCCGGCACCCTGGTGCGCCGCATCGAGCAGCAGCACCTGGACCCGGACGCAGCCCACTGGCAGAAGAGCATCAGCGTTGCACCCAGCAACGGCGCCAGCCTGAGTTTCATGACTCAGCGCAAGCAACTGCCCGAGCCGCTGCCGGCCAACTGGTCGGTCGAAGAGCTCGAAGGCAATGAGGTATGCGTCACCTTGCATGACAGCTGCGAATTCAAGGTCGACAGCTACCGCCCACTGGCGGTGAAGTCCGCCGGTCAGTTGCCCACCGGCTTCGAGCCGAGCGAACTGTACAACGCGCGCTTTCATCCACGCGGCCTGGCCATGACCGTGGTCGGCGTCACCGACGCGCTGCGTTCGGTGGGCATCGACTGGCAGCGTATCGTCCAGCATGTCGCCCCCGACGAAATCGCCGTGTTCGCCAGCTGCATCATGAGCCAGCTCGACGAGAACGGTTTCGGCGGCATGATGCAGTCGCGCCTCAAGGGTGGCCGCGTGACCGCCAAGCAACTGGCCCTGGGCCTGAATACCATGCCGGCCGACTTCATCAACGCCTACGTGCTCGGCAGCGTCGGCACCACCGGCAGCATCACCGGCGCCTGCGCCACCTTCCTCTATAACCTGCAGAAAGGCATCGAGCAGATCGCCGCAGGCAAGGCGCGCGTGGTCATCGTCGGCAGCAGCGAGGCGCCGATCAACCAGGAGTGCATCGAGGGCTACGGCGCCATGGGCGCGCTGGCCACCGAAGAAGGTCTGCGCCAGATCGAGGGCAAGAGCGAGGTGGACTTCCGCCGCGCCAGCCGCCCGTTCGGCGACAACTGCGGCTTCACCCTGGCCGAGGCCTGCCAGTTCGTGGTGCTGATGGACGACGAACTGGCCCTGGAACTGGGCGCCGACATTCACGGCGCGGTGCCGGACGTGTTCATCAACGCCGATGGCTTCAAGAAATCCATTTCCGCCCCCGGCCCAGGCAACTACCTGACCGTGGCCAAGGCCGTGGCCAGCGCCGTGCAGCTGCTCGGCCTGGACGCCGTGCGCAACCGCAGCTTCGTCCACGCCCATGGTTCCAGCACCCCGGCCAACCGCGTTACCGAGTCGGAGATTCTCGACCGCGTCGCCGCCGCCTTCGGTATCGAACAGTGGCCGGTCACCGCAGTGAAGGCCTTCGTCGGCCACTCCCTGGCCACCGCCAGCGGCGACCAGGTGATCGCTGCGCTCGGCGCCTTCAAGTACGGCATCGTGCCGGGCCTGAAGACCATCGATGCGGTCGCCGCTGACGTGCATCAGGCTCATCTGAGCCTGTCCACCATCGATCGCAAAGTGGGTGAGCACGCGCTGGACGTGGCCTTCATCAACTCCAAGGGCTTTGGCGGCAACAACGCCAGCGCCCTGGTACTGGCCCCGCACGTGGTCGAGTGCATGCTGCGCAAGCGCCACGGCCAGGCCGCCTTCGACGCCTACCTGGCGCGCCGCGAGGCTACCCGCGCCGCTGCTGCCGCCTACGACAGTCAGGCGCTGCTGGGCAAACTGGACATCATCTACAACTTCGGCAACGACATGATCGACGACCAGGCGATCTCCATCACCACCGAAGAAGTGAAGGTGCCGGGCTTCGACCAGCCGCTGGTGTTCAGGAAGGACGCGCGTTACAGCGACATGCTCGATTGA